The Fructilactobacillus ixorae genome has a window encoding:
- the cas9 gene encoding type II CRISPR RNA-guided endonuclease Cas9 (Cas9, originally named Csn1, is the large, multifunctional signature protein of type II CRISPR/Cas systems. It is well known even to general audiences because its RNA-guided endonuclease activity has made it a popular tool for custom editing of eukaryotic genomes.) — MKTEVPYNVGLDIGTSSIGWAITDENNRLISVKGHYGIGTRLFKEGQAAAERRGFRTTRRRLSRRKWRLRLLAEIFDAPIAEVDQSFYARLRQSSVSPRDPQKKQEFADKILFADPDFTDQDYHHDYPTIYHLRHALATEQHQFDVRLIYLAVHHLLKYRGHFLNKGAANKFKAGEIDLSTDFQQLNDIFTQQQRDDVQLKTTDVNHLVKILTDTNQSKSDRQKQIASEIFVKGDKDQNQVNKKLATEIVKAIVGLKAKFDVIFGLQDVPNAKEFSLTFNSDDFDQKLADLGSQVTDDDQEIVAILQKLYFAVDLAGLLQNPVTGKLFSSISAAMIDRYDRHHDDLKRLKRLAAQLKAAGKTEQATALKQAYADYVDGEVSSYKKLPRDEFMKRVEKQLDDSAVATEIKAALETGQFMPKQRSKENGAIPYQLQQQELDAIIENQGQYYPWLREAKEHLDALISFRVPYYVGPMVDPEEVSAENGKFAWMKRKEQGKITPWNFAEKVDKTASATNFIKRMTATDTYLIGEPVLPKDSLLYQEFTVLNELNKLKVNVNGKKFMLEPAHKQAIFNQIYKNHKRVSLKRITEFMQAQGWIGTDAYLSGTTDQKNVNNTLGTYNDFKSIFDSQLDDPDRQADLERIIEWSTIFEDEHIFKLKLDTVTWLTPEQKTQLVKHRYQGWGRLSKQLLAGITNANGERVIDVLWNTDQNLMETLADDSFKAAIQEFNGDRLAQQNVSNVIDDLYTSPQNKKAMRQVLLVIDDIEKAMGYAPANIMIEFAREDRNDHRLVNSRAKQLEQTYQKAKAEISDDVQAELKAKIKDKAQFNDRLYLYFVQGGKDLYTGKPIDIDRLSNYEIDHILPQSFILDNSLDNRVLTAKANNQTKADRLPGELFGAQMKGYWTSLREHGLMTWKKYNNLMLTPDKISKFDNQGRFINRQLVETRQVIKLIAEILHNRYATEGQTEIVTVKANLTHHMRTKFNFYKNRNVNDYHHSFDAYLSAFVGNWLLQQYPNLKPYFVYGDYAKVGIKDLKQFNFLYRFEKYHELAEDGQIKTDSDQLLGYMRKLYQLKLMLVTKELETNHGNLFKQTVFPAPAHDKKMKKPRKLINPKANRSSDIYGGYTSKTAAFMTLVRVKKGSKVEYRLASVPLANLVWQQQGMSFEEMVEKSVRPQFTGKNGKVNDYQIFKSKVYINQLVNEDGALFTLASKQYRHNAQQLVLSDQAMKILSSKPTDLTRDDLMFAFNEIVDKGQRYFKAYDFSNSEVAKVQFSELDDVDDMRTIINNLLIGLHANAPYTDVSKVGLPKYLGLFSLKAGIKLKPETKFIYQSPTGLFSRQVKISDL, encoded by the coding sequence ATGAAAACAGAGGTACCGTATAACGTGGGGCTGGATATTGGGACCAGCTCGATTGGTTGGGCCATCACGGACGAAAATAACCGGTTAATTTCGGTTAAGGGTCACTATGGAATCGGGACACGCTTGTTTAAGGAGGGCCAAGCCGCGGCCGAGCGGCGTGGCTTTCGGACCACGCGCCGCCGCTTATCGCGTAGAAAGTGGCGGTTGCGCCTGTTAGCAGAAATTTTTGATGCGCCGATTGCGGAGGTAGATCAGAGTTTCTATGCGCGGTTACGGCAATCCAGCGTGTCGCCCCGTGATCCACAGAAAAAGCAGGAGTTTGCCGACAAGATTCTGTTTGCGGATCCTGATTTTACCGATCAAGATTATCACCATGACTATCCAACGATTTATCATTTGCGGCATGCCCTGGCTACGGAACAGCACCAGTTTGATGTCCGGTTAATCTATTTAGCGGTGCACCACTTGCTTAAATACCGAGGCCATTTTCTAAACAAAGGGGCTGCCAACAAGTTCAAGGCGGGCGAAATCGATTTAAGCACGGACTTTCAGCAGTTAAATGATATTTTCACCCAGCAACAACGCGATGATGTGCAGTTAAAAACCACGGACGTCAATCACCTAGTGAAAATTTTGACAGATACCAACCAGAGTAAGAGTGATCGCCAAAAGCAAATTGCAAGTGAAATTTTTGTGAAAGGGGATAAGGACCAGAATCAGGTTAATAAAAAGCTTGCCACGGAAATTGTGAAAGCAATTGTCGGTTTAAAAGCCAAGTTTGACGTGATTTTTGGGCTACAGGACGTTCCGAATGCGAAGGAGTTTTCGTTAACCTTCAATAGTGATGATTTTGATCAAAAATTAGCTGATTTAGGCTCTCAAGTGACGGATGATGATCAGGAAATCGTGGCAATCTTGCAAAAGCTCTATTTCGCCGTTGATTTAGCGGGTCTCCTCCAGAATCCAGTCACAGGGAAGCTGTTCTCGAGCATCTCAGCGGCCATGATTGATCGGTATGATCGGCATCACGATGACCTAAAGCGATTAAAACGCTTAGCGGCACAGTTGAAGGCAGCCGGGAAAACGGAACAAGCTACGGCCCTGAAACAGGCGTATGCGGACTACGTTGATGGAGAAGTTAGTAGCTATAAGAAACTCCCGCGCGATGAATTTATGAAGCGGGTGGAAAAGCAACTAGATGATTCTGCAGTGGCGACTGAAATTAAAGCAGCGCTTGAGACAGGTCAATTTATGCCCAAACAACGTTCCAAGGAAAACGGGGCGATTCCATATCAACTGCAACAACAAGAACTCGATGCCATTATTGAGAATCAGGGGCAGTATTATCCTTGGCTCCGTGAAGCTAAAGAACATCTGGATGCATTGATTTCCTTCCGCGTGCCTTACTACGTCGGTCCGATGGTTGATCCAGAAGAAGTCAGTGCGGAAAACGGGAAATTTGCGTGGATGAAACGCAAAGAACAGGGGAAAATCACGCCGTGGAACTTTGCAGAAAAAGTTGATAAAACGGCTTCGGCAACGAACTTTATTAAACGGATGACCGCTACCGATACCTACCTAATCGGGGAACCGGTATTGCCCAAAGATAGTTTGTTGTACCAAGAATTCACCGTTTTAAACGAGTTAAATAAGCTAAAAGTGAATGTGAATGGCAAGAAATTTATGTTAGAGCCGGCGCATAAACAAGCGATCTTCAATCAGATTTATAAGAACCACAAACGCGTTTCCTTGAAACGAATCACGGAGTTTATGCAAGCCCAGGGCTGGATTGGTACGGATGCTTATCTCTCGGGAACGACCGACCAAAAGAACGTTAATAATACCTTGGGCACGTATAATGATTTTAAGTCGATTTTTGACTCCCAACTGGATGATCCGGACCGCCAGGCGGACTTAGAACGCATCATTGAGTGGTCCACCATCTTTGAAGATGAACACATTTTTAAATTAAAACTGGATACGGTTACCTGGCTGACGCCGGAGCAAAAAACGCAATTAGTCAAACACCGGTACCAGGGTTGGGGTCGGTTATCAAAACAGTTGCTGGCTGGAATTACCAATGCAAACGGGGAACGGGTCATTGATGTGTTGTGGAACACGGATCAAAACTTGATGGAAACCCTAGCTGATGATAGCTTCAAGGCGGCGATTCAAGAATTTAACGGGGACCGGTTAGCACAGCAGAACGTTTCCAACGTGATTGATGATTTGTATACATCGCCACAAAATAAAAAGGCCATGCGCCAGGTTTTATTAGTGATCGATGACATTGAAAAGGCCATGGGGTATGCCCCCGCCAATATTATGATTGAATTTGCCCGCGAAGATCGAAACGATCATCGCTTGGTTAATTCACGGGCAAAACAGCTAGAACAAACGTATCAAAAGGCGAAAGCCGAGATTAGCGACGACGTGCAAGCGGAATTAAAAGCGAAAATCAAGGATAAGGCGCAATTTAATGACCGGTTGTACCTGTACTTCGTGCAGGGTGGCAAGGACTTATACACGGGAAAGCCAATCGATATTGACCGGCTTTCAAACTATGAAATTGATCATATCCTACCGCAGTCCTTTATTTTGGATAACTCGTTGGATAACCGGGTGTTAACGGCAAAAGCGAATAACCAAACTAAGGCCGATCGCCTCCCCGGAGAACTCTTTGGGGCGCAGATGAAAGGTTATTGGACCAGCCTGCGTGAGCACGGACTGATGACCTGGAAGAAGTACAATAATCTCATGTTAACCCCAGATAAAATTAGTAAGTTTGACAATCAGGGGCGGTTCATTAATCGGCAACTGGTTGAAACCCGCCAGGTCATTAAACTGATTGCAGAGATTCTCCACAACCGGTATGCCACTGAAGGTCAGACTGAGATTGTGACGGTCAAAGCAAACTTAACCCACCACATGCGGACGAAATTTAATTTTTATAAAAACCGAAATGTGAATGATTATCACCATTCTTTTGATGCTTACTTATCAGCCTTTGTAGGGAATTGGTTGTTACAGCAGTATCCTAATTTGAAACCTTACTTTGTGTATGGGGACTACGCGAAGGTTGGGATTAAGGATTTGAAACAGTTTAACTTCTTATACCGCTTTGAAAAGTACCATGAATTAGCTGAAGATGGGCAGATTAAAACTGATTCAGATCAGTTACTGGGTTACATGCGCAAGTTGTATCAATTAAAGCTGATGCTGGTTACCAAAGAATTGGAAACTAATCATGGTAATTTATTTAAACAAACGGTTTTTCCGGCACCAGCGCATGACAAAAAAATGAAGAAGCCACGAAAGTTGATTAATCCCAAAGCTAATCGTTCGAGTGATATTTATGGTGGTTACACCAGTAAGACGGCAGCCTTCATGACATTAGTTCGGGTTAAAAAAGGTTCGAAAGTTGAGTATCGTCTCGCAAGTGTTCCGTTAGCTAATTTAGTTTGGCAACAACAGGGGATGTCATTTGAGGAAATGGTCGAAAAATCGGTTCGTCCGCAATTTACCGGTAAGAACGGTAAGGTCAATGATTATCAGATTTTTAAGAGCAAGGTATATATTAATCAACTAGTTAATGAGGATGGAGCGTTGTTTACGTTAGCAAGTAAACAATATCGCCATAATGCGCAACAGTTGGTGTTATCTGACCAAGCAATGAAAATTTTAAGCAGTAAGCCAACTGATCTTACTCGTGATGATCTGATGTTTGCGTTCAATGAAATTGTTGATAAGGGACAACGCTATTTTAAAGCATATGATTTTAGTAATAGTGAAGTGGCAAAGGTTCAATTCAGTGAGTTAGATGATGTTGATGATATGAGAACCATCA